From the genome of Lotus japonicus ecotype B-129 chromosome 6, LjGifu_v1.2, one region includes:
- the LOC130724165 gene encoding putative pentatricopeptide repeat-containing protein At5g65820 translates to MQRFSAKSILFFYRNGVFTRPLRKPLLIAHENTVSKLFSTSFEVSSSQSPPPNQNSSKFDSSSVNSSSTSHFGLVRLESSSGNDINDQSYDEFASDVEKVYRILRKFHSRVPKLELALKESGVVVRSGLTERVLNRCGDAGNLAYRFFAWASKQSGYQHSQEVYKAMIKVLGKMRQFGAVWALIDEMRQENPQLISPQVFVILMRKFASARMVQKAIEVLDEMPKYGCEPDEYVFGCLLDALCKNGSIKEAASLFEDMKYRFPPTVKHFTSLLYGWCREGKLMEAKHVLVQMKDAGIEPDIVVYNNLLSGYALAGKIVDAYDLLKEMGRKGCEPNATSYTILIQSLCKHEKLEEAMRIFVEMQRNGCQVDVVTYTTLICGFCKWGKIKRGYELLDQMIQEGHSPNQLTYQHIMLAHEKKEELEECMELVNEMQKIGCIPDLNVYNTVIRLACKLGEVKDGVRLWNEMEASGLSPGIDTFVIMINGFLEQECLVEACEYFKEMVGRGLFATPQYGTLKVLMNSLLRAEKLEMAKDTWNCITASKGCELNVGAWTIWIHALFSKGHVKEACSFCIDMMEKDLMPQPDTFAKLMRGLKKLYNRAFAAEITEKVRKMAADRQITFKMYKRRGERDLKEKEKEKKDGRKRRARQRRWGGGNQKAL, encoded by the coding sequence ATGCAGAGATTCTCAGCAAAATCAATACTATTCTTCTATAGAAATGGCGTTTTCACCCGTCCCTTGAGAAAACCATTGCTGATTGCACATGAAAATACTGTGTCTAAGCTCTTCTCTACCAGCTTTGAAGTTAGTTCTTCACAGTCACCACCACCAAATCAAAATTCCTCAAAATTTGATAGTAGCAGTGTCAATTCTAGCTCAACAAGCCACTTTGGCCTTGTTCGCCTCGAATCTAGTtcaggaaatgatataaatgaCCAAAGCTATGATGAGTTTGCTTCTGATGTGGAAAAGGTTTATAGAATATTGAGAAAATTTCATTCTAGGGTTCCCAAATTGGAGCTAGCTTTGAAAGAATCCGGGGTTGTTGTGAGGTCGGGGTTAACGGAGCGTGTATTGAATCGGTGTGGGGATGCTGGGAATTTGGCGTATAGATTCTTTGCGTGGGCTTCGAAGCAATCAGGTTATCAGCATAGTCAGGAGGTGTACAAGGCTATGATTAAGGTTTTGGGGAAAATGCGGCAATTTGGTGCGGTTTGGGCGCTGATTGATGAAATGAGGCAAGAGAATCCTCAGTTGATTTCGCCCCAAGTGTTTGTTATTTTGATGCGGAAGTTTGCTTCTGCGAGGATGGTTCAGAAGGCTATTGAAGTATTGGATGAAATGCCCAAGTATGGGTGTGAGCCGGATGAATATGTCTTTGGGTGTCTGTTGGATGCATTGTGTAAGAATGGTAGCATTAAGGAAGCAGCTTCACTCTTTGAGGATATGAAGTATCGATTTCCACCAACTGTCAAACATTTTACTTCCTTGTTGTATGGTTGGTGTAGGGAAGGGAAGCTTATGGAAGCAAAACATGTGTTGGTGCAGATGAAGGATGCAGGCATTGAACCAGATATTGTGGTTTATAACAATTTACTTAGTGGGTATGCTCTAGCTGGAAAAATCGTGGATGCTTATGATCTTCTGAAAGAGATGGGAAGGAAAGGTTGTGAACCAAATGCAACCTCGTACACAATTCTGATCCAGTCTCTCTGTAAACATGAAAAATTGGAGGAGGCAATGCGGATATTTGTTGAGATGCAGAGAAATGGTTGTCAGGTGGATGTTGTAACCTATACCACTTTGATTTGTGGGTTTTGCAAGTGGGGAAAAATCAAAAGGGGTTATGAGCTTTTGGATCAGATGATACAAGAAGGCCATTCCCCAAATCAGCTGACTTATCAACATATCATGTTGGCCCATGAAAAGAAGGAAGAGCTGGAAGAGTGTATGGAACTGGTGAATGAGATGCAGAAGATTGGTTGCATTCCCGATCTTAATGTCTACAATACTGTTATTAGGTTAGCTTGCAAGTTGGGAGAGGTCAAAGACGGTGTTCGGCTATGGAATGAAATGGAAGCAAGTGGACTTAGTCCAGGCATTGACACCTTTGTCATCATGATTAATGGGTTTCTTGAGCAAGAGTGTCTAGTTGAAGCCTGTGAGTATTTCAAAGAGATGGTTGGGAGAGGGCTTTTTGCTACTCCTCAATATGGTACCCTAAAGGTGTTGATGAATTCCCTTTTAAGAGCTGAGAAGCTCGAAATGGCTAAAGATACTTGGAATTGTATCACAGCTTCTAAAGGGTGTGAGCTGAATGTGGGTGCATGGACAATCTGGATTCATGCCCTCTTTTCAAAAGGACATGTGAAGGAGGCTTGTTCATTCTGTATAGACATGATGGAGAAGGATTTAATGCCACAGCCAGATACTTTCGCAAAGCTTATGCGTGGTCTGAAGAAACTGTATAACAGAGCATTTGCAGCAGAGATCACAGAGAAGGTAAGGAAAATGGCCGCTGACAGGCAGATCACATTCAAGATGTATAAACGGAGAGGAGAGAGGGACTTGAAAgaaaaggagaaggagaaaaaagatggGAGAAAAAGGAGGGCTAGACAACGCCGCTGGGGTGGAGGCAATCAGAAAGCATTATAA
- the LOC130723313 gene encoding uncharacterized protein LOC130723313, producing MARDSCLTRIAAGAAIGGAVGGAVGAVYGTYEAIKYKVPGFLKIRHIGQTTLGSAAIFGLFLGAGSLIHCGKSY from the exons ATGGCTAGGGACAGTTGCCTCACTCGTATCGCCGCCGGTGCCGCCATAGGCGGTGCTGTCGGCGGCGCCGTCG GTGCCGTGTATGGAACATATGAGGCAATTAAGTATAAG GTACctggatttttgaaaatcaGGCATATTGGACAAACTACGCTTGGAAGTGCTGCTATTTTTGGTCTTTTCTTGGGTGCTGGAAGCTTGATACATTGTGGGAAATCATACTGA
- the LOC130723312 gene encoding pentatricopeptide repeat-containing protein At3g49710 — MNQFPCSLLSLPSLQLQTFTNLLKQCISQRDISTGKSLHALYIKTFIPHSTYLSNHFTLLYSKCGTLDNARTSFRLTNNPNVFSYNAIIDACVKHSHLHLARELFDEIPRPDIVSYNTLIAAHAHRGEHGPAVRLFKEAREAGLCLDGFTLSGVIKACREDVGLVMQLHCFAVLCGYSCYASVCNAVLARYGGRGLLSEAWRVFHEMGEGCRDEISWNAMIVACGQCREGKEALVLFGEMVRMGMKIDMFTMASVLTAFTCLEDLAGGMQFHGRMIKSGFNWNPHVGSGLIDMYSKCAPRGMLDCMKVFEEISEPDLVLWNTMISGFSQHEDLSEDALICFQDMQRAGFRPDDCSFSCVTSACSNLSSPSLGKQVHALAIKSDIPSNRVSVNNALVAMYSKCGNLHDARRVFDTMPEHNTVSLNSMITGYAQHGVEGESLQLFELMMQEDIVPNNITFISVLSACAHTGKVEEGQKYFNMMKEKFGIEPEAKHFSCMVDLLGRAGKLEEAERIIETMPFDPGSIEWAALLGACRKHGNVELAVKAANKFLQLEPHNAVPYVMLSNMYASAGRWEESATVKRLMRERGVKKKPGCSWIEIDNKVHVFVAEDSSHPMIKEIHEYMGEMLRKMKQAGYVPDIRWALGKDEDVAAEEKERRLLYHSEKLAVAFGLISTKEGVPILVVKNLRICGDCHNAIKLISAISGREITVRDAHRFHCFKEGHCSCKDYW; from the coding sequence ATGAACCAGTTCCCATGCTCACTACTCTCACTCCCTTCACTTCAACTTCAAACCTTCACAAACCTCCTCAAACAATGCATTTCCCAAAGAGACATTTCAACTGGAAAATCACTCCACGCCCTCTACATCAAGACCTTCATTCCACATTCAACTTACCTCTCCAACCACTTCACCCTCCTCTACTCCAAATGCGGCACCCTCGACAATGCCCGAACCTCCTTCCGCCTCACTAACAACCCCAATGTCTTCTCCTACAATGCCATCATCGACGCCTGCGTCAAACACTCTCACCTCCACCTTGCCCGCGAGCTGTTCGATGAAATTCCCCGTCCGGATATTGTATCGTACAACACCCTCATTGCGGCTCATGCTCATCGCGGCGAGCATGGACCGGCCGTGAGGTTGTTTAAGGAAGCTAGAGAGGCTGGATTATGCCTTGATGGTTTCACGTTGTCTGGCGTGATCAAGGCTTGTCGTGAGGACGTTGGCCTTGTTATGCAGCTTCATTGTTTTGCTGTGTTGTGTGGGTATAGCTGTTATGCTTCAGTGTGCAATGCGGTCCTTGCTCGTTATGGTGGGCGGGGGCTCTTGTCAGAGGCGTGGCGGGTTTTTCATGAGATGGGGGAGGGTTGCAGGGATGAGATTTCGTGGAATGCGATGATTGTGGCGTGCGGGCAGTGCAGGGAGGGGAAGGAGGCGCTGGTGTTGTTCGGGGAGATGGTGAGGATGGGAATGAAGATTGATATGTTCACCATGGCCAGTGTGTTGACTGCGTTCACTTGCCTCGAGGATTTGGCTGGGGGAATGCAGTTTCATGGTAGGATGATCAAGAGTGGATTCAATTGGAACCCACATGTTGGGAGTGGGTTGATTGACATGTACTCCAAGTGTGCTCCTCGTGGCATGTTGGATTGTATGAAGGTGTTTGAGGAAATTTCTGAGCCGGACTTAGTTCTTTGGAACACCATGATTTCTGGATTTTCCCAGCATGAGGACTTGTCTGAGGATGCACTTATTTGTTTTCAGGATATGCAGCGTGCTGGTTTTCGTCCGGATGATTGTAGCTTCTCGTGTGTGACTAGTGCATGCTCCAATTTGTCATCTCCTTCGTTGGGGAAACAGGTTCATGCACTGGCAATCAAATCTGACATCCCTTCTAACCGCGTTTCAGTGAACAATGCTCTTGTTGCAATGTACTCTAAATGTGGGAATCTTCATGATGCGAGAAGGGTGTTTGATACTATGCCAGAACATAACACAGTATCTCTGAATTCAATGATTACAGGCTATGCACAGCACGGTGTTGAGGGTGAATCGCTCCAGCTCTTTGAACTGATGATGCAAGAGGATATTGTGCCTAACAATATAACCTTCATATCTGTTCTTTCTGCATGTGCACACACTGGAAAAGTGGAGGAGGGTCAGAAGTATTTCAATATGATGAAAGAAAAGTTTGGGATTGAACCCGAAGCAAAACACTTTTCATGCATGGTAGATCTTTTGGGTCGGGCAGGGAAACTCGAGGAAGCTGAGAGGATAATTGAGACAATGCCATTTGATCCTGGTTCTATTGAATGGGCTGCTTTACTTGGTGCGTGCAGGAAGCACGGAAATGTGGAGTTAGCAGTGAAAGCAGCCAATAAGTTCCTCCAACTAGAACCTCATAATGCTGTTCCATATGTAATGCTTTCAAATATGTATGCAAGTGCTGGAAGATGGGAAGAGTCTGCAACCGTGAAAAGACTGATGAGGGAAAGAGGAGTGAAGAAGAAACCGGGTTGTAGTTGGATTGAGATAGATAACAAGGTGCATGTCTTTGTGGCTGAAGACTCCTCACATCCGATGATAAAAGAGATTCACGAGTACATGGGGGAGATGTTAAGGAAAATGAAGCAAGCAGGGTATGTACCAGATATAAGATGGGCATTGGGGAAAGATGAAGATGTAGCAgcagaagagaaagaaagaagattaTTGTATCACAGTGAGAAGTTGGCTGTTGCATTTGGCCTGATCTCCACCAAAGAAGGGGTGCCAATACTGGTTGTGAAGAACCTGAGAATATGTGGTGATTGCCATAATGCCATCAAACTTATTTCAGCGATTTCTGGTAGGGAAATCACTGTTAGGGATGCTCACAGGTTTCATTGCTTTAAGGAAGGACATTGTTCATGCAAGGATTATTGGTGA
- the LOC130722800 gene encoding uncharacterized protein LOC130722800, translated as MAPTRESSEERDSRHKRKSSSHRHRRDYSDGSESEEGKRKRSKHREQSESSEEEGQIHDRRGRREPQEEQDGRRESRSRRYDEDDCKRGRQREDEEEEDRRRGKDRRDRVKNDSGGEREKVEKEEGERVRITHDRRGGRREAEEDGRREARRRYDEEDEKRTRRRGEEEDRRRGKDRRGRRGDSEEEEDSRKRDSRVNNNIDSGRDRQRGGREDRKDGHGKTAMNPEGDVNGAASNLGKSGGVYIPPFKLARMMKEVEDKSSPEYQRLTWDALRKSINGLVNKVNATNIKNIIPELLSENLIRGRGLFCRSCMKSQMASPGFTDVFAALVAVVNTKFPEVGELLLKRLVLQLKRAYKRNDKPQLLAAVKFVAHLVNQQVAHEIIALELLTVLLEKPTDDSVEVAVGFVTECGSILQELSPKGLHGIFERFRGILHEGEIDKRVQFLIEGLFAVRKAKFQGYPAVRPELDLVELEDQLTHEVSLDEAIDPDTSLDIFKVDPNYMENEKRYEELKKTILGEESDDDEGSDADADADADSEADEDDESDDEDEESMQIQDETETNLVNLRRTIYLTIMSSVDFEEAGHKLLKIHLEPGQEMELCIMLLECCSQERTYLRYYGLLGQRFCVINKVHQENFEKCFVQQYSMIHRLETNKLRNVAKFFAHLLGTDALPWHVLSYIRLTEEDTTSSSRIFIKILFQELSEHLGIKLLNERLNDPTMQDSFECIFPKDNPKNTRFCINFFTSIGLGGLTENLREYLKNMPRLIMQQQKQVSESESEDESGSSDSSDSGTDSSESESESDREQRRKRRRK; from the exons ATGGCGCCCACCAGGGAATCcagtgaagagagagatagcaGGCACAAAAGGAAGAGTTCCAGTCACCGCCACCGCAGGGATTACAGTGACGGCAGTGAATCTGAAGAAGGGAAAAGGAAGAGAAGTAAACACAGGGAGCAATCTGAGAGTTCCGAGGAGGAGGGTCAGATTCACGATCGACGCGGACGGAGAGAACCACAAGAAGAACAAGACGGGCGTAGGGAGTCTCGTAGTAGAAGGTACGACGAGGATGACTGCAAGCGGGGTCGCCAGAGAgaggacgaggaggaggaggaccGTCGCAGAGGGAAGGATCGGCGGGATAGGGTTAAGAATGACAGTGGGGGAGAGAGGGAGaaggttgagaaagaagaggGTGAGAGAGTTCGTATAACTCATGATCGACGAGGAGGACGGAGAGAAGCAGAGGAAGATGGGCGCAGGGAAGCTAGGAGAAGGTATgatgaggaggatgagaagCGTACCCGAAGGCGGGGAGAGGAGGAGGACCGGCGTAGGGGCAAGGATCGCCGGGGACGTCGCGGTGATtcggaagaggaagaggatagTAGGAAGAGGGACTCTAGGGTTAATAACAATATTGATAGTGGGAGAGATAGGCAGAGGGGTGGTAGGGAAGATCGGAAGGATGGGCATGGGAAAACGGCGATGAATCCGGAAGGTGATGTGAATGGGGCTGCTTCGAACTTGGGCAAGAGTGGGGGTGTTTACATTCCTCCTTTTAAGCTGGCTAGGATGATGAAGGAGGTTGAGGATAAGAGTAGTCCTGAGTATCAGAGGCTAACTTGGGATGCTTTGCGAAAGAGCATTAATGGGTTGGTCAACAAGGTTAATGCTACTAACATCAAGAACATCATTCCGGAGCTGCTATCTGAGAATTTGATCAGGGGAAGGGGACTCTTCTGCCGGTCGTGTATGAAGTCTCAGATGGCGTCACCCGGGTTTACTGATGTCTTTGCTGCATTGGTTGCTGTAGTGAATACTAAGTTTCCTGAGGTGGGGGAGCTTTTGCTCAAAAGGCTTGTCTTGCAGCTCAAGAGAGCTTATAAAAGGAATGACAAG CCTCAATTGCTAGCTGCTGTTAAGTTTGTAGCACATCTAGTGAATCAGCAAGTGGCTCATGAGATCATTGCTCTAGAGTTGCTCACGGTTTTGCTCGAGAAGCCTACCGATGACAGTGTTGAAGTAGCTGTTGGTTTTGTCACGGAATGTGGTTCAATACTGCAGGAGCTCTCACCTAAAGGCCTTCATG GTATCTTTGAGCGTTTTCGTGGAATTCTTCATGAAGGAGAAATTGACAAACGTGTGCAGTTCTTGATTGAAGGTTTATTTGCAGTTAGAAAAGCCAAGTTTCAG GGCTATCCAGCTGTTCGGCCTGAACTAGACCTTGTGGAGCTGGAAGATCAGTTAACTCATGAAGTCTCTTTAGATGAGGCCATAGATCCAGATACTTCCCTtg ATATATTCAAAGTTGATCCCAATTATATGGAGAACGAGAAGCGTTATGAAGAGTTAAAGAAAACAATACTGGGCGAGGAATCTGATGATGACGAAGGCTCTGATGCTGATGCTGATGCTGATGCTGATTCAGAggcagatgaagatgatgaatcagatgatgaggatgaagaaAGTATGCAAATACAAGATGAAACGGAGACAAATTTGGTCAATCTACGCAGGACAATTTATTTAACAATAATGTCCAGCGTAGATTTTGAGGAAGCTGGTCATAAGCTTCTCAAAATTCATCTAGAGCCTGGTCAAGAG ATGGAATTATGCATCATGCTTTTGGAATGTTGCAGCCAAGAGAGAACTTACCTGCGGTATTATGGTCTTCTTGGACAGCGTTTCTGTGTGATCAACAAAGTACATCAAGAAAATTTTGAGAAGTGCTTTGTGCAGCAGTACTCAATGATTCATCGACTTGAAACAAATAAACTGCGAAATGTGGCAAAGTTTTTTGCTCATTTGCTTGGCACGGATGCTCTACCTTGGCATGTGTTATCGTATATTCGCTTGACTGAGGAAGACACAACTTCTTCATCTCGTATATTTATTAAGATACTCTTCCAG GAATTATCAGAGCATCTTGGCATcaagcttcttaatgaaaggctGAATGATCCAACAATGCAGGACTCTTTTGAATGCATATTTCCTAAAGATAACCCGAAAAACACAAGGTTCTGCATTAACTTCTTCACATCGATTGGTCTCGGTGGTCTTACTGAGAACCTCCGTGAGTATTTGAAGAATATGCCACGCCTTATCATGCAACAACAGAAACAAGTTTCAGAATCTGAATCAGAGGATGAGTCTGGGAGTTCTGATTCATCAGACTCGGGAACAGATagttctgagtcagagtcagaaAGTGATCGTGAACAACGAAGAAAACGGAGGAGAAAGTAG